A genome region from Clostridium sp. JN-9 includes the following:
- a CDS encoding RluA family pseudouridine synthase has translation MKENKLNFIVDKQIKDMKIKEYLKFNRKLSGRMIRLAAREGRISVNNKKVNLSYVLNSGDSIEILISRDESQNIEPEDIDLDVVYEDEDIIVLNKQPGIVVHPTKSHPTGTISNGLANYYKEKGENCIVRLVSRLDRDTSGLLLLAKNQFAHMSLARDMNLDSFQKEYTAVVHGNLLKRAGTVNEPIYRPLHDSIKRIVDERGQESITHYEVLNSYKNGDVVRLKLETGRTHQIRVHLTYLGHPIFGDSLYCNYNDDNYILRQALHANKLTFPHPRTGKLMKIEVDLPQDMKNLIELLKEDKSINTK, from the coding sequence ATGAAGGAAAATAAATTAAACTTTATTGTAGATAAACAGATAAAGGATATGAAAATAAAAGAGTATTTAAAGTTTAATAGGAAACTTTCGGGAAGAATGATAAGGCTGGCTGCAAGGGAGGGAAGAATATCAGTTAACAATAAAAAAGTTAATCTAAGTTATGTGTTAAATTCTGGAGATTCAATTGAAATATTAATAAGCAGGGATGAAAGCCAGAATATTGAACCTGAAGATATTGATTTAGATGTGGTTTATGAAGATGAAGACATAATAGTATTAAATAAACAGCCTGGAATAGTAGTTCATCCAACTAAAAGTCATCCAACAGGAACCATATCAAATGGATTAGCAAACTATTATAAGGAAAAGGGAGAAAATTGTATAGTCAGATTAGTAAGCAGACTGGATAGGGACACATCAGGATTACTGCTTCTGGCTAAAAATCAATTTGCACATATGTCACTAGCCAGAGATATGAATTTAGACAGCTTTCAAAAGGAATACACAGCTGTGGTTCATGGAAATTTATTAAAAAGGGCTGGCACTGTTAATGAGCCAATATACAGGCCTTTGCATGACAGTATAAAGAGAATTGTAGATGAAAGAGGACAAGAAAGCATAACTCATTATGAAGTATTAAACAGTTATAAAAATGGTGATGTTGTACGATTAAAACTTGAAACTGGCAGAACTCATCAGATAAGAGTACATTTAACATACTTAGGTCATCCCATATTTGGAGATTCACTGTATTGTAATTATAATGATGATAATTATATATTAAGGCAGGCTCTGCATGCAAATAAACTCACTTTCCCACATCCAAGAACAGGGAAATTAATGAAAATTGAGGTAGATTTGCCCCAGGATATGAAAAACTTAATTGAATTATTAAAAGAAGATAAATCAATAAATACAAAATAG